In Sphingobium sp. Cam5-1, the following proteins share a genomic window:
- a CDS encoding flavin-containing monooxygenase, which yields MAEHADGAVMARDWHDRSLPMADSEELRNALEEANIQTLLMVYVHLTHDSAMLDIFANYIKPPFSVPNTEIPDEYSQELRTKLLHVLTTPGAAREDDPSDALMKRMMSVGVGEEVADEFLPLLFDQIGFKLPKPRKEIEGRVAPQPDFKVLVIGAGMTGLAASLKLEEAGYEHIVIEKNPEVGGTWYENRYPGVGVDTPSHFYSYSFEITPEWSHYHPKGVDMQKYLLHVADKYDLRRNIRFNTEVVALRYDDAEAVWNVTVRGKDGTEEVIRANAVINAHGPVNRWKWPDIPGREEFQGKMMHTATWDPSVRIEGKRVGIIGTGASAAQLIGAIADQVSDLTVFMRTRYWSIYNPEINHEVSPGMKFALRYIPHFREWFRFRVYWFAADGLYANVVKDPEWPVDSPSVSAANEGARQWALAHLEAKFHDRPDLKEKLTPDFPIFSKRIILDAGWFDALKQPNVTLEDGGIECFTPKGIRTKDGKEYEFDIIVCATGFDVANMMGKLEIHGKGGRSLRDEWGNDDPRSYLGVTVPGYPNYFMTVGPNSAPNHAAGQNLISEAQVNYIIECLDWINESGARAVEPTQQAFEQWNREVEEQMKNMIWTHPRANSYYNNSTGRVFLSWPWRLVDLWNQTRGPAKENFELH from the coding sequence ATGGCTGAGCATGCTGATGGCGCGGTGATGGCACGGGACTGGCACGATCGCAGCCTGCCGATGGCCGATAGCGAAGAATTGCGTAACGCGCTGGAGGAAGCGAACATCCAGACGCTGCTGATGGTCTATGTGCATCTGACCCATGACTCGGCGATGCTGGACATCTTCGCCAACTATATCAAACCGCCTTTCTCCGTTCCCAACACGGAAATTCCCGACGAATATAGCCAGGAACTGCGTACCAAGCTGCTCCACGTGCTGACGACCCCCGGCGCCGCGCGCGAGGATGATCCGTCCGACGCGCTGATGAAGCGGATGATGAGCGTCGGCGTGGGCGAGGAAGTGGCTGACGAATTCCTGCCGCTGCTGTTCGACCAGATCGGTTTCAAATTGCCCAAGCCGCGCAAGGAAATCGAAGGCCGTGTCGCACCGCAGCCGGACTTCAAGGTGCTGGTCATCGGCGCCGGCATGACCGGCCTTGCCGCCTCGCTGAAACTGGAAGAAGCGGGTTACGAGCATATCGTGATCGAAAAGAATCCCGAAGTCGGCGGCACCTGGTACGAAAACCGCTATCCCGGCGTGGGCGTGGATACGCCCAGCCACTTCTATTCCTATTCCTTCGAAATCACGCCGGAATGGTCGCATTACCATCCCAAGGGCGTGGATATGCAGAAATATCTGCTGCACGTAGCCGACAAGTACGACCTGCGCCGCAACATCCGCTTCAATACCGAAGTCGTCGCCTTGCGCTATGACGATGCAGAGGCGGTGTGGAACGTCACGGTGCGCGGCAAGGATGGCACGGAAGAAGTCATCCGTGCCAATGCCGTCATCAACGCCCATGGTCCGGTGAACCGCTGGAAGTGGCCCGACATTCCCGGCCGCGAGGAATTTCAGGGCAAGATGATGCACACCGCGACCTGGGACCCGTCCGTCCGGATCGAGGGCAAACGCGTCGGCATCATCGGCACTGGCGCCAGCGCCGCGCAGTTGATCGGCGCGATCGCGGATCAGGTCAGCGATCTCACCGTCTTCATGCGCACGCGCTACTGGTCGATCTACAATCCCGAGATCAATCATGAGGTGTCGCCGGGCATGAAGTTCGCCCTGCGCTACATTCCGCATTTCCGCGAATGGTTCCGCTTTCGCGTCTACTGGTTCGCGGCGGACGGCCTCTACGCCAATGTCGTGAAGGACCCCGAATGGCCGGTCGATAGCCCGTCCGTCTCGGCGGCTAATGAAGGCGCGCGGCAGTGGGCGCTCGCCCATCTGGAAGCGAAGTTCCACGACCGTCCCGACCTCAAGGAAAAGCTGACGCCGGACTTCCCGATCTTTTCCAAGCGTATCATCCTGGACGCGGGCTGGTTCGACGCGCTCAAGCAGCCCAATGTCACGCTGGAAGATGGCGGCATCGAATGCTTCACGCCCAAGGGCATCCGCACCAAGGACGGCAAGGAGTATGAGTTCGACATCATCGTCTGCGCCACTGGCTTCGACGTCGCCAATATGATGGGCAAGCTGGAAATCCATGGCAAGGGCGGCCGATCGCTGCGCGACGAATGGGGTAACGACGACCCGCGTTCCTATCTGGGCGTGACCGTGCCGGGCTATCCCAACTATTTCATGACGGTTGGTCCCAACAGCGCGCCCAACCATGCGGCGGGCCAGAACCTGATCTCGGAAGCGCAGGTCAACTACATCATCGAATGCCTGGACTGGATCAACGAAAGCGGCGCTCGTGCAGTCGAACCTACGCAGCAGGCGTTTGAACAGTGGAACCGGGAGGTCGAGGAACAGATGAAGAATATGATCTGGACCCACCCGCGGGCGAACAGCTACTATAACAACTCGACAGGCCGAGTATTCCTGTCATGGCCGTGGCGACTGGTGGACCTTTGGAACCAGACCCGTGGTCCCGCCAAGGAGAATTTCGAACTGCACTGA
- a CDS encoding NAD-dependent succinate-semialdehyde dehydrogenase, with the protein MTNSTPRPIIDGQERSQGSLGTMKLVNPATEELIATLPSCGAEEAAEAARLSVDGFAQWSAISPFERSKVLRRAADLMRAEADEAAAEMTREGGKPLAQARGEWLGSADLLDWYAEEGRRAYGRLIPTRASDMRWAVQRRPVGPVAAFTPWNFPAWTVMQKVAPALAAGCSVVLKCAEETPSAGWRIGRALLAAGLPPRAISVIWGDPAAISATLCAAPEIHKVTLTGSTRVGRLLASAAGQHLKKVTMELGGHNPVIVARDADLATVVPLATEFKFRNAGQVCVSPTRFLVEKPLYADFVAGVAEVASKLRVGDGMAADTQMGPLTTAGQLSKIEALAADAVQRGAKIETGGSRIGNRGYFFQPTVLSGMTPEMDAMNEEPFGPLMLVMPVDDIDAALTEANRLPYGLASYAFTNSMSTERKISEGIYAGMLGINHFAMAMPETPFGGVGDSGMGSEGGSEGMEAYLRPFLISAKIG; encoded by the coding sequence ATGACCAATTCGACGCCACGCCCCATCATCGACGGTCAGGAACGCAGCCAGGGTTCGCTCGGCACGATGAAGCTGGTCAATCCGGCTACCGAAGAACTGATCGCGACACTGCCGTCCTGTGGGGCGGAGGAAGCCGCTGAGGCCGCGCGGCTGTCGGTTGACGGTTTCGCGCAATGGTCCGCCATCTCGCCCTTCGAACGCAGCAAGGTCCTGCGCCGCGCCGCTGACCTGATGCGCGCCGAGGCCGACGAAGCCGCCGCCGAAATGACGCGCGAGGGCGGCAAGCCGCTGGCGCAGGCGCGGGGCGAATGGCTGGGGTCAGCGGACCTGCTCGACTGGTATGCGGAAGAAGGCCGCCGCGCTTATGGCCGTCTGATCCCCACGCGGGCGAGCGACATGCGCTGGGCGGTGCAGCGCCGCCCCGTTGGTCCCGTAGCTGCGTTCACGCCGTGGAACTTCCCGGCCTGGACCGTCATGCAGAAGGTTGCACCAGCATTGGCGGCAGGTTGTTCGGTCGTGCTTAAATGCGCGGAAGAAACACCGAGCGCCGGGTGGCGCATTGGCCGGGCACTGCTGGCTGCTGGCCTGCCACCCCGCGCGATTAGCGTGATCTGGGGCGATCCGGCGGCAATTTCCGCCACCCTCTGCGCTGCGCCGGAAATTCACAAGGTGACGCTGACCGGATCGACCCGCGTCGGCCGCCTGCTCGCAAGCGCCGCCGGGCAGCACCTGAAGAAGGTGACGATGGAGCTTGGCGGACATAATCCGGTGATCGTCGCGCGGGATGCCGACCTTGCCACGGTTGTTCCGCTCGCGACCGAATTCAAGTTTCGCAATGCGGGACAGGTATGCGTCTCGCCCACGCGCTTCCTGGTTGAAAAGCCGCTCTATGCCGATTTCGTCGCGGGTGTGGCTGAAGTGGCCAGCAAGCTGCGAGTCGGTGACGGCATGGCTGCGGACACGCAGATGGGGCCGCTAACGACAGCGGGTCAGCTTTCCAAGATCGAGGCGCTGGCGGCTGACGCGGTGCAGCGCGGTGCTAAGATCGAAACCGGCGGGTCCCGGATCGGCAATCGCGGCTATTTCTTCCAGCCGACCGTCCTGTCAGGCATGACGCCCGAAATGGACGCGATGAATGAGGAGCCGTTCGGTCCCCTCATGCTCGTGATGCCGGTCGATGACATCGACGCTGCGCTGACGGAGGCGAACCGCTTGCCCTATGGTCTCGCCTCTTATGCCTTCACCAACAGCATGAGCACCGAACGCAAGATTTCCGAAGGAATCTATGCGGGCATGTTGGGCATCAACCATTTCGCGATGGCGATGCCGGAAACGCCCTTTGGTGGCGTCGGCGACAGCGGCATGGGGTCCGAAGGCGGCAGCGAAGGCATGGAAGCCTATCTGCGGCCCTTCCTCATCTCCGCCAAAATCGGATGA
- a CDS encoding crotonase/enoyl-CoA hydratase family protein: MEPFLLVERDGPVVVARFNRPDERNTITEVEQSEEIVDFCRQMVRDNSVRAIVLTGNGKAFSAGGNVKYMAERTGMFGGTPYEIRNAYRTSVQMIGPAIHELEVPIIAAINGPAIGLGLDISCMCDIRLMADTAVVAESYVKLGIIPGGGGGWLLPRLIGPQRANIMTLTGDAIDAKTALEYGLVAEVLPADKLMDRALELAGKIAANPGHATRMAKRLMREGADMKLPTLLEMAAGYQSLAHYTEDHHEAIAAFLGKRAPEFKNK; this comes from the coding sequence TTGGAACCGTTCCTTCTCGTCGAGCGCGACGGCCCCGTCGTCGTAGCCCGCTTCAACCGTCCCGACGAACGCAACACCATCACCGAGGTCGAGCAGAGCGAGGAAATCGTCGATTTCTGCCGCCAGATGGTGCGCGACAATTCGGTGCGGGCGATCGTCCTGACCGGCAATGGGAAGGCGTTCAGCGCGGGCGGCAACGTCAAATATATGGCCGAAAGAACGGGCATGTTCGGCGGCACGCCCTATGAGATTCGCAACGCCTATCGCACCAGCGTGCAGATGATTGGCCCGGCCATCCATGAACTGGAAGTGCCGATCATCGCCGCGATCAATGGCCCGGCGATCGGCCTTGGCCTGGACATCAGTTGCATGTGCGACATCCGCCTGATGGCCGACACCGCCGTGGTCGCAGAAAGCTACGTCAAGCTGGGCATCATTCCGGGTGGCGGCGGCGGGTGGCTGCTGCCGCGCCTGATCGGACCGCAGCGCGCCAATATCATGACGCTGACCGGCGATGCCATCGACGCCAAGACCGCGCTGGAATATGGGCTGGTCGCCGAAGTGCTGCCCGCCGACAAGCTGATGGACCGGGCGCTGGAACTGGCGGGCAAGATCGCCGCCAATCCGGGTCATGCGACGCGCATGGCCAAGCGGCTGATGCGCGAAGGAGCTGACATGAAGCTGCCGACGCTGCTGGAAATGGCGGCGGGCTATCAGTCGCTCGCCCATTATACCGAAGATCATCATGAGGCGATCGCCGCCTTCCTTGGCAAGCGCGCGCCGGAGTTCAAGAACAAGTGA
- a CDS encoding LysR family transcriptional regulator: MELRQLRYFVMLAETGNFHRAAERLNMSQPPLTVAIRKLEEELGAALFVRSARGVTLTAAGRASLDMARATLAQADRFREAAREGAAGERGQLRVGFVGSATFELLPRLIAEYRRRYPAVELVLEEATSAEIARKLAAAELDVGLVRLPLLQIAAVDTQVIDPDELHAALPEGSPFADADSVELGDLAQQPFILQSRISVLHSITLTACQKAGFMPIVAQEAAQLSAVLALVRSGLGVALVPSRAAGSVPQGVRLVRLASQVPVLTGVALPRDASPLAKNFAAIASNSQ, translated from the coding sequence ATGGAACTGCGCCAGCTCCGCTATTTCGTCATGCTTGCCGAAACCGGCAATTTCCATCGCGCGGCGGAGCGGCTCAACATGTCGCAGCCGCCGCTGACGGTCGCCATCCGCAAGCTGGAGGAAGAATTGGGCGCCGCCCTGTTCGTGCGAAGCGCGCGCGGCGTCACGCTGACGGCGGCGGGCCGCGCTTCGCTCGACATGGCGCGGGCGACCCTGGCGCAGGCCGATCGCTTCCGGGAAGCTGCGCGGGAAGGCGCGGCGGGGGAACGCGGTCAGTTGCGGGTGGGCTTTGTCGGATCGGCCACCTTCGAACTGCTCCCGCGCCTCATCGCCGAATATCGCCGCCGCTATCCCGCCGTCGAACTGGTGCTGGAAGAAGCAACCAGCGCCGAAATCGCGCGAAAGCTCGCCGCTGCCGAGCTGGACGTGGGCCTCGTCCGCCTGCCCTTGCTCCAGATCGCGGCCGTGGACACGCAGGTCATTGACCCCGACGAACTGCACGCGGCCTTGCCCGAAGGCAGCCCCTTCGCCGACGCCGACAGCGTGGAACTGGGCGATCTGGCGCAGCAACCCTTCATCCTGCAAAGCCGCATCAGCGTCCTCCACTCGATCACGCTCACCGCCTGCCAGAAGGCCGGTTTCATGCCCATCGTCGCCCAAGAAGCCGCGCAATTGAGCGCCGTCCTCGCCCTGGTCCGCTCCGGCCTCGGCGTCGCGCTCGTCCCCTCCCGCGCCGCAGGCTCCGTGCCCCAGGGCGTCCGCCTCGTCCGCCTTGCAAGCCAGGTGCCCGTCCTCACCGGCGTAGCGCTCCCCCGTGACGCCAGCCCACTAGCCAAAAACTTCGCCGCCATCGCGTCCAATAGCCAATAA
- a CDS encoding acyl-CoA dehydrogenase family protein: MFETLTLSTLPPEDEAIRPALRALIQEAIAELPVHRRARSWQGFDAAFSRKLGQAGYLGLSLPKEYGGVGRGPFTRFVVVEELLSAGAPVAGHWIADRQSGPLILHYGTEEQRRFYLPRISKGEALFCIGMSEPGSGSDLASVRSRAEQQADGGWLLNGQKIWTTNAMHSDYMIALVRTSGTSADRQQGLSQLIVDLKAPGVSIRPIVDLTGDAHFAEVFFEDVRLAPDALIGAEGQGWKQVTAELAFERSGPERIYSSVVLIDAWVRHLEAVGRKDSATLRLVGSLMAQQAVLREMSLAVTARLVAGESPVVEASLMKDLGTSFEQAVPQLIGDDLAANPDEPVDPELYRTLLYVTHIAPSFSLRGGTREILRGIIARGLGLR, encoded by the coding sequence TTGTTCGAAACACTCACCCTTTCCACCCTGCCGCCCGAGGATGAGGCAATCCGCCCCGCCCTCCGCGCGCTCATTCAGGAAGCCATCGCCGAACTGCCGGTACACCGCCGCGCCCGATCCTGGCAGGGTTTCGACGCCGCCTTCAGCCGCAAACTGGGGCAGGCGGGTTATCTCGGTCTCTCCCTCCCCAAGGAATATGGCGGCGTTGGCCGCGGCCCCTTCACCCGCTTCGTCGTGGTCGAGGAACTGCTTTCGGCAGGCGCCCCGGTCGCCGGGCACTGGATCGCCGACCGCCAGAGCGGCCCACTGATCCTGCATTACGGCACCGAAGAACAGCGCCGCTTCTACCTCCCCCGCATCTCGAAGGGCGAAGCGCTTTTCTGCATCGGCATGAGCGAGCCGGGCTCCGGCTCCGACCTCGCCAGCGTGCGCAGCCGCGCCGAGCAGCAGGCAGACGGCGGCTGGCTGCTCAACGGCCAGAAGATCTGGACCACCAACGCGATGCACAGCGATTATATGATCGCTCTCGTCCGCACATCGGGCACCAGCGCCGATCGGCAGCAGGGGCTGTCCCAGCTGATCGTCGACCTGAAGGCGCCGGGCGTCAGCATCCGTCCGATCGTCGACCTCACCGGCGACGCGCATTTCGCCGAAGTCTTCTTCGAAGACGTCCGCCTCGCGCCTGATGCCCTCATCGGTGCGGAAGGGCAGGGGTGGAAGCAGGTCACCGCCGAACTCGCCTTCGAACGCAGCGGGCCGGAACGCATCTATTCCTCCGTCGTGCTGATCGACGCCTGGGTTCGCCATCTGGAAGCGGTCGGACGGAAGGACAGCGCCACCCTGCGCCTCGTCGGGTCGCTGATGGCGCAGCAGGCGGTGCTGCGCGAAATGTCGCTCGCCGTGACCGCGCGTCTCGTCGCGGGTGAAAGCCCGGTGGTCGAAGCATCGCTGATGAAGGACCTCGGCACCAGCTTCGAACAGGCTGTGCCGCAGCTGATCGGCGATGATCTGGCAGCCAATCCGGACGAGCCGGTCGATCCTGAACTCTACCGCACCTTGCTTTACGTCACCCATATCGCGCCCAGTTTCTCGCTGCGCGGCGGCACGCGTGAAATCCTGCGCGGCATCATCGCCCGCGGCCTTGGCCTGCGCTGA
- a CDS encoding TetR/AcrR family transcriptional regulator, which yields MPVPARIGRADQTLAKKRRLLQIAREEFIRQGYRAVTMDAIAQAAGVSKRSLYLWHEDKAALFRACLAAGVERFPLPQFSDPAEPEADLRAFGVALLMEFTRPSTIGMARLLLREAHEFTEFGPMIRQSQDDFLILPLANHLERAGVANGNKIAAAKLLLGMFLIPVHNYLLIDAALPDERECEGHVSMVVRTFLQGCRGKEDGAA from the coding sequence GTGCCTGTCCCGGCGCGGATAGGCCGGGCAGACCAGACGCTCGCGAAGAAGCGCCGCCTGCTCCAGATCGCGCGTGAGGAGTTCATCCGCCAAGGCTATCGGGCGGTCACGATGGATGCGATCGCACAGGCGGCAGGCGTGTCCAAGCGCTCCCTCTACCTTTGGCATGAAGACAAGGCGGCCCTTTTCCGGGCCTGCCTTGCCGCCGGGGTAGAGCGTTTCCCGCTGCCGCAATTTAGCGATCCTGCCGAGCCGGAAGCTGATCTACGCGCCTTTGGTGTCGCGCTGCTGATGGAATTCACCAGGCCATCAACCATCGGCATGGCGCGATTGTTGTTGCGGGAAGCACATGAGTTCACCGAATTTGGTCCGATGATCCGGCAGAGTCAGGACGATTTTCTTATCTTGCCCTTGGCCAACCATCTTGAGCGCGCGGGGGTTGCAAACGGTAACAAAATAGCAGCGGCGAAATTGCTGCTCGGCATGTTCCTTATACCGGTTCACAATTATCTGCTGATCGATGCCGCGCTCCCGGATGAAAGGGAATGCGAGGGTCATGTGAGCATGGTCGTCCGCACCTTTCTTCAAGGGTGCAGGGGGAAGGAAGACGGCGCCGCTTGA
- a CDS encoding zinc-dependent alcohol dehydrogenase — protein MSDSQGAGANPDQQNSATMPLARVHGVGDMRVDQVAMPVVGPHDVLVRIGATGVCGSDIGYVAAGGLGGGAPLAEPLPIGHEFAGIVEKVGSQVHGIQPGQRCAVNPDAGLIGGGGPTGAFASFILVPDARAGSDICPIPDSLPLEKAALAEPLSVGLHGVNIGRVQPGDKVVILGAGPIGLCTIICLRHRGVEDILIADLSDARLERARQLGAAVTVNPSREPLVEAIGKAHGTGERFGMPFVGSDVIIDAAGAQPPLAELLDVAKFRARIVIVALHKKPMPVNLWKMMANEFSISGSIATDREDEFNECLQMLASGEINVDPLISHRIAFDKLDEAFRIAADTEASAKVIVTFPQTA, from the coding sequence ATGAGCGATTCCCAAGGCGCGGGCGCGAATCCGGATCAACAAAATTCCGCAACCATGCCGCTGGCGCGCGTTCATGGCGTTGGCGACATGCGCGTTGATCAGGTCGCGATGCCGGTCGTCGGTCCCCATGATGTGCTGGTGCGCATCGGCGCCACGGGCGTGTGTGGCAGCGACATCGGTTATGTTGCCGCAGGCGGCCTGGGCGGCGGCGCGCCGCTCGCTGAACCCCTGCCGATCGGCCATGAATTTGCAGGCATCGTGGAAAAGGTGGGGTCGCAGGTCCACGGCATTCAGCCGGGCCAGCGCTGTGCCGTCAATCCCGATGCGGGCCTTATCGGTGGGGGCGGGCCGACGGGCGCCTTCGCTTCGTTCATCCTTGTGCCCGATGCGCGCGCCGGATCTGACATCTGCCCCATCCCCGACAGCCTCCCGCTTGAAAAGGCCGCGCTGGCCGAGCCCCTGTCTGTGGGCCTGCATGGCGTGAATATCGGCCGGGTACAGCCGGGCGACAAGGTGGTGATCCTCGGCGCGGGTCCCATTGGCCTGTGCACGATCATCTGCCTTCGCCATCGTGGCGTGGAGGACATATTGATCGCCGACTTGTCCGACGCGCGGCTCGAACGCGCGCGCCAGCTTGGCGCTGCCGTCACCGTCAATCCATCGCGCGAACCGTTGGTCGAGGCGATCGGGAAAGCGCACGGAACCGGTGAGAGGTTCGGCATGCCCTTTGTCGGGAGTGACGTCATCATCGACGCGGCGGGTGCGCAGCCGCCACTGGCTGAGTTGCTCGACGTCGCCAAATTCCGCGCGCGGATCGTGATCGTCGCGCTCCATAAGAAGCCGATGCCGGTCAATCTGTGGAAGATGATGGCCAATGAGTTCAGCATTTCCGGGTCGATCGCAACCGACCGCGAGGATGAGTTCAACGAATGCCTCCAGATGCTGGCGAGCGGCGAGATCAATGTCGATCCGCTGATCAGCCATCGTATCGCGTTCGACAAATTGGATGAGGCCTTCCGCATTGCTGCGGATACCGAAGCGTCGGCCAAGGTCATCGTCACTTTCCCCCAGACTGCGTGA
- a CDS encoding sulfotransferase family protein — protein sequence MSETMQPEPQEIHIDDMADPIVTPMIAAARQGPADRPDRMTVDDVLAQAIANSGGLDDFGEDQSFRERMAVTLQAWDEDEGLTRGGRITLLDHLVRVMVNRLRIEDIVKRHPEILDIQIDRPLFIAGLPRSGTTHLVNWLARDERLRSLTLWEAEEPVQVRELAPGEVDPRITRSAELWSAFEAMLPHMAAMHGMDAASIHEDNELLYMDLNCYSWEFQSRIPRWIDHYFAHDRTPSYAYEKKVLQVLTWHRGPNRWLLKSPQHMENLAAIKAVFPDATMVITHRDPIAVLRSLTTMLGYSDRIRRDPVDPPALARLWLDRIERLLRACVDQRDAWGPEQSIDLLFHEYMADQERVMREVYALAGLELTPEVENQLLGYLNENPRNKHGKVIYDLEGVFGLNEAAARERFAFYYDRFPVRHEA from the coding sequence ATGAGCGAAACCATGCAGCCCGAGCCGCAGGAAATTCATATCGACGACATGGCGGACCCGATCGTCACGCCGATGATCGCCGCAGCCCGTCAGGGACCCGCCGACCGGCCTGACCGCATGACGGTGGACGATGTTCTGGCCCAGGCCATCGCCAATTCCGGCGGCCTTGATGATTTTGGTGAGGATCAGAGCTTTCGCGAGCGCATGGCGGTGACGCTTCAGGCGTGGGATGAGGATGAAGGCCTGACCCGTGGCGGCCGCATCACCCTGCTCGACCATCTGGTGCGCGTGATGGTGAACCGCCTGCGGATCGAGGATATCGTCAAACGGCATCCGGAAATCCTCGACATCCAGATCGATCGTCCGCTGTTCATCGCGGGGCTGCCGCGTTCGGGGACGACGCATCTCGTGAACTGGCTCGCGCGGGATGAGCGTCTGCGATCCCTGACGCTGTGGGAAGCCGAGGAGCCTGTCCAGGTGCGCGAACTTGCGCCGGGCGAAGTTGACCCGCGCATAACCCGCAGTGCCGAACTATGGAGCGCGTTCGAAGCGATGCTGCCCCACATGGCGGCGATGCATGGTATGGATGCCGCATCGATCCATGAGGATAATGAGCTGCTCTATATGGATCTCAACTGTTACAGCTGGGAGTTCCAGTCCCGCATTCCGCGCTGGATCGACCATTATTTCGCCCATGACCGGACCCCCAGCTATGCCTATGAAAAGAAGGTGTTGCAGGTGCTCACCTGGCACCGGGGGCCTAATCGTTGGCTGCTGAAATCACCGCAGCACATGGAAAATCTGGCCGCGATCAAGGCTGTTTTCCCCGACGCCACGATGGTCATCACGCATCGCGATCCCATCGCTGTTCTGCGGTCGCTGACTACCATGCTTGGCTATAGCGACCGTATCCGCCGCGATCCGGTCGATCCTCCTGCGCTTGCTCGCCTCTGGCTGGACCGGATCGAGCGGCTGCTGCGCGCCTGTGTCGATCAGCGGGACGCATGGGGGCCGGAACAGTCGATCGACCTGCTGTTCCACGAATATATGGCCGATCAGGAACGGGTGATGCGCGAAGTTTACGCGCTGGCGGGACTGGAATTGACCCCAGAGGTCGAAAATCAGCTGCTTGGCTATCTCAACGAAAATCCGCGGAACAAGCATGGCAAGGTGATCTACGACCTCGAAGGGGTGTTTGGCCTGAACGAAGCCGCCGCGCGGGAACGCTTCGCCTTTTACTATGACCGATTTCCAGTGCGGCATGAGGCCTGA
- a CDS encoding acyl-CoA dehydrogenase family protein, producing the protein MDMSELIDPFARLIEDVCTPAAIREIERGGGSSAMWNAFVESGFLDALVAEEKGGAGLSLEDAAPLIALLGRHAVPLPVGDTMIARALLAAAGVEAPEGPIAIATGAGAVPFAAVASHILSGTPDAPVLTPANVEATGVPHDGDAYARGVNGAALRPIAAVLRAQLISGAAGRVMEMTVAYANERVQFGKPIGKQQAVQQQLSVLAEQAVAARIAAAIGARSGLQPKLTDAAIAKHGASLAAGQVAAIAHAVHGAIGISEEYDLQLLTRRLHGWRLADGSESYWAGVLGELRLAAAVSPTADFIRGA; encoded by the coding sequence ATGGACATGTCCGAACTGATCGATCCCTTCGCTCGCCTGATCGAAGACGTCTGCACCCCCGCCGCGATCCGCGAGATCGAGCGGGGCGGCGGCAGCAGCGCGATGTGGAACGCCTTTGTCGAATCCGGCTTTCTCGACGCCCTCGTCGCCGAGGAGAAGGGTGGGGCAGGGCTCTCGCTGGAGGACGCCGCGCCGCTGATCGCCTTGCTCGGCCGCCATGCCGTGCCTCTGCCGGTCGGCGATACGATGATTGCTCGCGCGCTTCTCGCCGCCGCTGGCGTTGAAGCGCCCGAAGGCCCGATTGCCATCGCTACGGGCGCGGGCGCAGTGCCCTTCGCCGCAGTCGCCTCCCACATCCTGTCTGGCACCCCGGATGCGCCCGTGCTGACCCCCGCGAATGTCGAGGCTACCGGTGTTCCGCATGATGGCGATGCCTATGCGCGTGGTGTCAATGGCGCGGCGCTGCGTCCTATCGCGGCTGTGCTTCGGGCGCAGCTCATCTCCGGCGCGGCTGGCCGGGTCATGGAAATGACCGTCGCCTACGCCAATGAACGCGTCCAGTTCGGCAAGCCCATCGGCAAGCAGCAGGCGGTGCAGCAGCAATTGTCCGTGCTGGCGGAACAGGCCGTAGCCGCCCGCATCGCCGCTGCCATCGGCGCACGCTCGGGCCTTCAGCCCAAGCTCACCGACGCGGCGATCGCCAAGCATGGCGCAAGCCTCGCCGCAGGCCAGGTCGCCGCGATCGCCCATGCCGTCCACGGCGCCATCGGCATCAGCGAGGAATATGACCTGCAATTGCTCACCCGCCGCCTGCATGGATGGCGGCTGGCCGATGGTTCGGAAAGCTATTGGGCCGGTGTTCTGGGTGAGTTGAGGCTGGCGGCCGCTGTATCGCCGACCGCTGATTTCATTCGGGGCGCCTGA